In Myxococcus guangdongensis, the following proteins share a genomic window:
- a CDS encoding glycosyltransferase family 2 protein has translation MKVCAVIPVYNHGEAVGAVVHAVRAHGLPCVLVDDGSEPGCARVLDSLAEADASGVSVVRLPQNEGKGGAMMAGLKAAQASGYSHALQIDADGQHDTGDIPRFLELAKGAPDKLVCGTPVYDESVPKGRLYGRYATHIWVWINTLSLAIRDSMCGFRVYPLAPTVALIDQVRIGKRMDFDVEVLVRLYWRGMGILNQPTRVRYPTDGISHFDVLWDNVRISGMHAKLFFGMLLRLPLLLWRKVSS, from the coding sequence ATGAAGGTCTGCGCGGTGATTCCCGTCTACAACCACGGCGAGGCCGTGGGCGCGGTGGTGCATGCCGTGCGCGCGCATGGGTTGCCGTGCGTGCTGGTGGACGACGGCAGCGAGCCGGGCTGCGCGCGGGTGCTGGACTCGCTCGCGGAAGCGGACGCGTCCGGTGTCTCGGTGGTGCGCCTGCCCCAGAACGAGGGCAAGGGGGGCGCGATGATGGCGGGCCTCAAGGCCGCGCAGGCCTCGGGCTACAGCCACGCGCTCCAGATCGACGCCGACGGCCAGCACGACACCGGCGACATCCCGCGCTTCCTCGAGCTGGCGAAGGGCGCGCCCGACAAGCTCGTCTGCGGCACGCCCGTGTACGACGAGTCGGTGCCCAAGGGCCGGCTGTATGGCCGCTACGCCACGCACATCTGGGTGTGGATCAACACCCTGTCCCTGGCCATCCGCGATTCGATGTGCGGCTTCCGCGTCTATCCCTTGGCGCCCACCGTGGCGCTCATCGACCAGGTGCGCATCGGCAAGCGGATGGACTTCGACGTGGAGGTGCTGGTGCGGCTGTACTGGCGGGGGATGGGCATCCTCAACCAGCCCACCCGCGTGCGCTACCCCACCGACGGCATCTCCCACTTCGACGTGCTCTGGGACAACGTGCGCATCTCCGGCATGCACGCGAAGCTGTTCTTCGGGATGCTGCTTCGGCTGCCCCTGCTCCTCTGGAGGAAGGTCTCCTCATGA
- a CDS encoding COG4648 family protein has translation MKHLRPALLGVLSLAYPLLMYSGLGRFEPRWMAIPLGVMAVLRAVATKERVWLVTAALALVLAGTSMLGNHALPLKLYPVLVNSMLLAVFATSLVYPPTVIERLARLREPELPPSGVAYTRRVTQVWCGFFVVNGGIALATALWASDATWALYNGLISYGLMGLLFAGEWLVRRRVRAGHVHG, from the coding sequence GTGAAGCACCTGCGTCCAGCGCTGCTCGGCGTGCTGAGCCTCGCGTACCCGCTGCTGATGTACAGCGGGCTGGGCCGGTTCGAGCCTCGCTGGATGGCGATTCCCCTCGGGGTCATGGCCGTGCTGCGCGCCGTGGCCACGAAGGAGCGCGTGTGGCTCGTCACCGCCGCGCTCGCGCTCGTGCTCGCGGGCACCAGCATGCTGGGCAACCACGCCCTGCCGCTGAAGCTCTATCCGGTGCTCGTGAACTCGATGCTGCTCGCCGTCTTCGCCACCAGCCTGGTGTATCCGCCCACCGTCATCGAGCGGTTGGCGAGGCTGCGTGAGCCGGAGCTCCCGCCCTCGGGCGTGGCCTATACGCGGCGGGTGACGCAGGTGTGGTGCGGCTTCTTCGTCGTCAACGGCGGCATCGCGCTCGCCACGGCCCTGTGGGCGAGCGACGCCACGTGGGCGCTGTACAACGGGCTCATCTCCTACGGGTTGATGGGGCTGCTCTTCGCCGGTGAGTGGCTGGTGCGCCGACGCGTGAGGGCGGGCCACGTCCATGGCTGA
- a CDS encoding lysophospholipid acyltransferase family protein: MSERLNYYWRVFATGFCFTTFGLGGLALRVLFFPLLSLLVRDRPRRTRLARLAVHHSFRFFIELMRVVGVLAYRIEGVEKLARPGLLILANHPTLIDVVFLISLVPNADCVVKASLANNPFTRGPVEATGYLCNDSGPELVKACIASVKAGNNLIIFPEGTRTPVTGPMKLQRGAANIAVRGPCDITPVTIRCQPLSLTKGLPWWRVPPSKMNFTIVVQDDIAVSSMVDEAHGEALAARHLTERLHDYFSTETQRHAGA; the protein is encoded by the coding sequence ATGTCTGAGCGCCTCAACTACTACTGGCGCGTGTTCGCCACGGGCTTCTGCTTCACCACCTTCGGGCTGGGCGGGCTGGCCCTGCGCGTCCTCTTCTTCCCGCTGCTGTCGCTGCTGGTGCGCGACAGGCCCCGGCGCACGCGGCTGGCGCGGCTGGCGGTGCACCACTCGTTCCGCTTCTTCATCGAGCTGATGCGCGTGGTGGGCGTCCTGGCCTACCGCATCGAGGGCGTGGAGAAGCTCGCGCGCCCCGGCCTGCTCATCCTCGCCAACCACCCCACGCTCATCGACGTGGTGTTCCTCATCTCGCTGGTGCCCAACGCGGACTGCGTGGTGAAGGCGAGCCTGGCCAACAACCCCTTCACCCGGGGGCCCGTGGAGGCCACCGGCTACCTGTGCAACGACTCCGGCCCGGAGCTGGTCAAGGCGTGCATCGCGTCCGTGAAGGCGGGCAACAACCTCATCATCTTCCCCGAGGGCACCCGCACGCCGGTGACGGGCCCCATGAAGCTGCAGCGCGGCGCGGCCAACATCGCGGTGCGCGGGCCCTGTGACATCACCCCCGTCACCATCCGCTGCCAGCCGCTGAGCCTCACCAAGGGCCTGCCCTGGTGGCGCGTGCCCCCCTCGAAGATGAACTTCACCATCGTGGTCCAGGACGACATCGCGGTCTCGTCCATGGTCGACGAAGCGCACGGAGAGGCGCTCGCGGCCCGCCATCTCACCGAGAGATTGCACGACTACTTCTCCACGGAGACACAACGTCATGCAGGTGCTTGA
- a CDS encoding phosphopantetheine-binding protein, with protein MQVLEQEIKKLVIETLNLEDVKPEDIDPGAPLFVEGLGLDSIDALELGLALQKTYGVALASDSQENRRHFASVRALATFVSAHRKS; from the coding sequence ATGCAGGTGCTTGAGCAGGAGATAAAGAAGCTGGTCATCGAGACCCTGAATCTCGAGGACGTCAAACCCGAGGACATCGACCCGGGCGCGCCGCTGTTCGTCGAGGGCCTGGGGCTGGACTCCATCGATGCCCTGGAGCTCGGCCTGGCGCTGCAGAAGACCTATGGCGTCGCCCTGGCGAGCGACTCCCAGGAGAACCGTCGTCACTTCGCCAGCGTGCGCGCCCTCGCGACCTTCGTGAGCGCCCACCGCAAGTCCTGA
- a CDS encoding AMP-binding protein produces MAESLALEQLLTHGRPSDSPVALRDGHVLGFADLQARAAGWRAAIERREGRRLALYFEDTFEFAAALLGAWHAGRCVFLPSDIQPATLERLAREVDGFAGQVPAALSPLVPEEGRRFDWRPLSSGARSLVVYTSGSSGEPAAIDKHLGQLTREVHTLGRLFDARVGDARVLATVSHQHIYGLLFRVLWPLTAGRPFLARSLPYPEELLAELAKGASVLVASPAHLKRLPQTLDWAHGRENLRAVYSSGGPLPTEALHACRTLLGQAPVEVYGSSETGGIAWRQRSRDDDAGWTLMPGLEVRLEDDALAVRSPHLPEGGWFQTEDRARLLPEGFELLGRKDRLLKLEEKRVSLSAMERALVEGGLLAEARVVPLREGLRVTLAVVAVPTAEGGRLLAGEGKRSLNQALREQLAHGFEAAVLPRRFRYLEAMPVNSQGKSTEAALTALFDSRRPPLRVLEQGPEKAVLSLETPASLPQFKGHFPQKAILPGVAQIEWAIQFGRELFTLPPRFLHMEVVKFQQLIVPETQVTLELTWNAAKGSLHFKYTSEAGTHGSGRILFTEVHG; encoded by the coding sequence ATGGCTGAGAGCCTCGCCCTCGAACAACTCCTCACCCACGGCCGCCCCTCCGACTCCCCGGTGGCGTTGCGGGACGGCCACGTGCTGGGGTTCGCGGACCTCCAGGCCCGGGCCGCCGGCTGGCGCGCGGCCATCGAGCGTCGCGAGGGTCGACGACTGGCGCTGTACTTCGAGGACACGTTCGAGTTCGCCGCCGCGCTCCTGGGCGCCTGGCACGCGGGGCGGTGTGTCTTCCTGCCGTCCGACATCCAGCCCGCCACGCTGGAGCGGCTCGCGCGCGAGGTGGACGGCTTCGCCGGGCAGGTCCCCGCCGCGCTCTCCCCGCTCGTGCCCGAGGAGGGCCGGCGCTTCGACTGGAGGCCGCTGTCCTCGGGGGCGCGCTCGCTGGTGGTCTACACGTCGGGCTCCAGCGGTGAGCCCGCGGCCATCGACAAGCACCTGGGCCAGCTCACGCGCGAGGTCCACACGCTGGGCCGCCTGTTCGACGCGCGCGTCGGTGACGCCCGCGTGCTCGCCACCGTGTCGCACCAGCACATCTACGGGCTCCTGTTCCGGGTGCTCTGGCCGCTGACGGCGGGTCGGCCATTCCTCGCGCGGAGCCTGCCGTATCCGGAGGAGCTGCTCGCGGAGCTGGCGAAGGGCGCGTCCGTGCTCGTGGCCAGCCCCGCACACCTCAAGCGACTGCCCCAGACGCTGGACTGGGCGCACGGGCGAGAGAACCTTCGCGCGGTGTACTCGTCCGGAGGGCCGCTGCCCACCGAGGCGCTGCACGCGTGCCGGACGCTGCTGGGACAAGCCCCGGTGGAGGTCTATGGCAGCTCGGAGACGGGCGGCATCGCGTGGCGACAGCGCTCGCGAGACGACGACGCGGGCTGGACGTTGATGCCGGGCCTGGAGGTCCGCCTGGAGGATGACGCGCTCGCGGTCCGCTCTCCGCACCTGCCGGAGGGTGGCTGGTTCCAGACCGAGGACCGGGCGCGGCTCCTGCCGGAGGGCTTCGAGCTGCTCGGGCGCAAGGACCGCCTGCTGAAGCTCGAGGAGAAGCGCGTGTCGCTGAGCGCCATGGAGCGAGCGCTCGTGGAGGGCGGGCTGCTCGCCGAGGCGCGCGTGGTGCCGCTGCGGGAGGGCTTGCGGGTGACGCTGGCGGTGGTGGCCGTGCCCACGGCCGAGGGCGGCAGGCTCCTCGCGGGAGAGGGCAAGCGCTCGCTGAACCAGGCCCTGCGGGAACAGCTGGCCCACGGCTTCGAGGCTGCTGTCCTTCCGCGTCGATTCCGGTATCTGGAGGCGATGCCAGTCAACAGCCAGGGCAAATCCACCGAGGCGGCGCTCACCGCCCTCTTCGACTCCCGCAGGCCGCCCCTGCGCGTGCTCGAGCAGGGCCCGGAGAAGGCCGTGCTCAGCCTGGAGACGCCGGCGAGCCTGCCCCAGTTCAAAGGCCACTTCCCCCAGAAGGCCATCCTGCCCGGCGTGGCGCAAATCGAATGGGCCATCCAGTTCGGCCGCGAGCTGTTCACGCTGCCGCCCCGGTTCCTCCACATGGAGGTGGTGAAGTTCCAGCAGCTCATCGTCCCCGAGACGCAGGTGACGCTGGAGCTGACGTGGAACGCGGCCAAGGGCAGCCTCCACTTCAAGTACACCTCCGAGGCCGGCACCCACGGGAGCGGCCGCATCCTGTTCACCGAGGTCCACGGATGA
- a CDS encoding LpxL/LpxP family acyltransferase — MRTRHWAEMGESTFVLGIWILYWVHRLLGRWPFRLCLYPVVFVHWLSRPVVRDASLQYLTRVQAATGAIGHTPGRRDSLKHMVTFAETMLDKLLAVSGRYRFEQVNTEGREQFYEVAKQGKGGIIVTAHMGCLELCRAMAEKRGEVKLHILVHTRHAEQFNRLLKRLNPDSMFQLVEVTDMGPGTAVALEKYVAAGEFVVIAGDRVPVNASQTVDVDFLGHPAAFPVGPYVLASLFKCPLYLLGCIHENGGYTIHFECLAEKVELPRGQRVPALTEHARRYAGQVTALLKRSPFDWFNFFPFWDQANVSARNQQ, encoded by the coding sequence ATGAGGACGCGGCACTGGGCGGAGATGGGAGAGAGCACGTTCGTGCTCGGCATCTGGATCCTCTACTGGGTCCACCGGCTCCTGGGCCGCTGGCCGTTCCGCCTGTGCCTGTATCCCGTCGTCTTCGTCCACTGGCTGTCGCGCCCCGTGGTCCGCGACGCCTCGCTCCAGTACCTCACGCGCGTGCAGGCAGCGACGGGCGCCATCGGCCACACGCCGGGGCGGAGGGACAGCCTCAAGCACATGGTGACCTTCGCGGAGACGATGCTCGACAAGCTGCTGGCCGTCAGCGGCCGCTACCGCTTCGAGCAGGTCAACACCGAGGGCCGCGAGCAGTTCTACGAGGTGGCGAAGCAGGGCAAGGGCGGCATCATCGTCACCGCGCACATGGGCTGCCTGGAGCTGTGCCGGGCCATGGCGGAGAAGCGCGGCGAGGTGAAGCTCCACATCCTGGTGCACACCCGCCACGCCGAGCAGTTCAACCGGCTGCTCAAGCGGCTCAACCCCGACAGCATGTTCCAGCTGGTGGAGGTCACCGACATGGGGCCGGGCACCGCCGTCGCGCTGGAGAAGTACGTGGCGGCGGGCGAGTTCGTGGTGATAGCCGGGGACCGGGTGCCGGTGAACGCGAGCCAGACGGTGGACGTGGACTTCCTGGGGCACCCGGCCGCCTTCCCCGTGGGGCCGTACGTGCTGGCCTCGCTGTTCAAGTGCCCGCTGTACCTCTTGGGCTGCATCCACGAGAACGGCGGCTACACCATCCACTTCGAGTGCCTGGCGGAGAAGGTCGAGCTTCCGCGAGGCCAGCGCGTGCCCGCGCTGACGGAGCACGCCAGGCGTTATGCCGGACAGGTGACGGCGCTGTTGAAGCGCTCACCGTTCGATTGGTTCAACTTCTTTCCCTTCTGGGATCAGGCGAATGTCTCCGCCAGGAATCAACAGTGA
- a CDS encoding acyl carrier protein, which yields MHHMTKNQLFENLRTLLQDTFDIDPARITPEARLRDDLDIDSIDAVDLLVKLKPVTGKRISPEVFKSVRTIQDVVDALHSLLDESVAA from the coding sequence ATGCACCACATGACCAAGAACCAGCTCTTCGAGAACCTGCGCACGCTCCTGCAGGACACCTTCGACATCGACCCGGCGCGAATCACCCCCGAGGCCCGCCTCCGGGACGACCTGGACATCGACAGCATCGACGCGGTGGACCTGCTGGTGAAGCTCAAGCCCGTGACGGGCAAGCGCATCTCGCCGGAGGTCTTCAAGTCGGTCCGCACGATTCAGGACGTCGTCGACGCGCTGCACAGCCTGCTCGACGAATCCGTGGCGGCGTGA